A window of the Synechococcus sp. JA-3-3Ab genome harbors these coding sequences:
- a CDS encoding nucleotidyltransferase family protein, whose product MRGNIQAVILAGGKGTRLRPFTFLQPKPLLPLLDVPFLEWLIGRCRRAGLTDILLSVGYLGQQIEAALGDGSALGVKLRYIPEETPLDTAGALVLAQPYFTGDPLVVFNADILTDLDLQALMQCHVQSKAIATLTLARVEDITAYGLVEVGEGGQIQSFREKPTPAEALTLTTDTINAGTYVLDPAIFKDYPSGDPLSFERRVFPDLLRQGHRLQAYLHAGYWRDLGTPASYYHGQLDILLGRMTDFPLEDVQQQAPGIWVHKTAEIHPSAQLHAPCYIGAHTRLGSQAQIPAGTILGSHSWVNGSLQPGAYGPRVLVV is encoded by the coding sequence TTGAGAGGGAATATACAGGCGGTAATCTTGGCGGGTGGAAAAGGAACTCGCTTACGGCCCTTTACCTTTTTGCAGCCTAAGCCTTTGTTGCCCCTTTTGGATGTGCCCTTTTTGGAGTGGCTGATCGGGCGCTGCCGCCGAGCCGGCCTGACAGATATTTTGCTCAGCGTGGGTTATCTGGGCCAACAAATTGAGGCTGCTCTGGGAGATGGCTCTGCTTTGGGGGTGAAGCTCCGCTACATTCCTGAAGAGACGCCTTTGGATACGGCAGGAGCTTTGGTGCTGGCTCAGCCCTATTTCACCGGGGATCCCTTGGTGGTTTTCAATGCAGACATCCTCACGGATCTGGATTTGCAGGCGTTGATGCAATGTCATGTGCAGAGCAAGGCCATTGCCACCCTCACCCTCGCCCGCGTGGAAGATATCACCGCCTATGGCCTGGTGGAAGTTGGGGAAGGGGGCCAGATCCAATCTTTTCGGGAAAAACCCACCCCTGCAGAAGCCCTCACCCTCACCACCGACACGATCAACGCCGGCACCTATGTCTTGGATCCGGCCATTTTTAAAGACTACCCCAGTGGGGATCCCCTCAGCTTTGAGCGGCGTGTCTTCCCCGATTTGCTCAGGCAAGGGCACCGGCTGCAAGCTTATCTCCACGCAGGCTACTGGCGGGATCTGGGCACGCCGGCCAGCTACTACCACGGCCAACTGGACATTCTCCTGGGTCGAATGACGGATTTTCCCCTGGAAGATGTGCAGCAACAGGCGCCGGGGATATGGGTGCACAAAACGGCTGAGATCCATCCCAGCGCTCAACTGCACGCCCCCTGCTACATTGGCGCCCACACCCGGCTGGGATCCCAAGCTCAGATTCCAGCAGGCACCATCCTCGGCAGCCACAGCTGGGTAAATGGATCCCTGCAGCCGGGAGCCTACGGGCCGAGAGTCCTGGTAGTGTAG